One Cucumis sativus cultivar 9930 chromosome 1, Cucumber_9930_V3, whole genome shotgun sequence DNA segment encodes these proteins:
- the LOC101211593 gene encoding uncharacterized protein LOC101211593 codes for MMAKAIILIALLLICCFETGAKAENFKYKDPTQRLNVRIKDLLGRMTLEEKIGQMVQIERVNASTEVMKKYFIGSVLSGGGSVPSKQASAQDWINMVNEIQKGALSTRLGIPMIYGIDAVHGHNNVYNATIFPHNIGLGATRDPQLLKRIGVASAREIRATGIPYAFAPCVAVCRDPRWGRCYESYGEDPKIVQEMTEIIPGLQGEIPPNSRKGVPYVAGKENVVACAKHYVGDGGTTKGIDENNTVIDRHGLLSIHMPGYYHSIIKGVATIMVSYSSWNGEKMHANKNLVTDFLKNTLHFQGFVISDWEAIDRITDPPHANYTYSILASITAGLDMIMIPYNYPEFIDGLTNLVKSNYIPISRIDDAVKRILRVKFVMGLFENPIADLSLVNELGKQEHRELAREAVRKSLVLLKNGKSADKPLLPLEKKTQKILVAGSHANNLGYQCGGWTIEWQGLSGNNLTSGTTVLDAIKDTVDPTTEVIFNENPDKKSLQSDTFSYAIVVVGEHPYAELNGDSLNLTIPDPGPNTITNVCGVIKCAVVIISGRPVVIQPYVDSIDALVAAWLPGTEGKGITDVLFGDYGFTGKLSQTWFKTVDQLPMNFGNPNYDPLFPFGHGLTTQPIKS; via the exons ATGATGGCCAAAGCTATAATTTTAATAGCACTTTTGCTCATTTGTTGCTTTGAAACTGGAGCAAAAGCtgaaaacttcaaatataaagATCCAACGCAACGGTTAAATGTTCGAATCAAAGACCTGCTTGGTCGCATGACTCTCGAGGAAAAAATAGGTCAAATGGTGCAAATTGAAAGAGTTAATGCTTCAACTGAGGTTATGAAAAAGTATTTCATAG GGAGTGTATTGAGCGGTGGAGGTAGTGTTCCATCAAAACAAGCATCTGCTCAGGATTGGATCAATATGGTCAACGAAATTCAAAAAGGGGCTTTGTCAACTAGGCTTGGAATTCCAATGATATATGGAATTGATGCTGTACATGGTCACAACAATGTCTATAATGCCACAATCTTCCCTCATAATATTGGACTTGGAGCAACAAG gGATCCTCAACTTTTGAAGAGAATTGGAGTTGCCAGTGCACGTGAAATTAGAGCTACTGGAATTCCTTACGCTTTTGCACCTTGTGTAGCG GTTTGTAGAGATCCACGATGGGGTCGATGCTACGAAAGTTATGGTGAAGACCCTAAAATCGTGCAAGAGATGACTGAAATTATACCCGGTTTACAAGGAGAGATCCCACCTAATTCTCGCAAGGGTGTTCCTTATGTCGCTGGAAA AGAAAATGTGGTAGCTTGTGCAAAACACTATGTGGGCGACGGTGGAACAACTAAAGGCATCGACGAGAACAACACAGTAATAGATAGGCATGGCTTACTTAGCATCCACATGCCAGGTTACTATCACTCAATCATTAAGGGAGTTGCAACCATAATGGTTTCTTATTCAAGTTGGAATGGTGAGAAGATGCATGCTAACAAAAATCTTGTTACTGACTTTCTTAAGAACACTCTTCATTTTCAG ggtTTCGTCATCTCAGATTGGGAGGCTATTGATAGGATTACGGATCCACCGCATGCTAATTAtacatattctattttagcAAGTATTACTGCTGGTCTTGACATG ATAATGATACCATACAACTACCCTGAATTCATCGATGGCCTTACCAATTTGGTGAAAAGCAATTATATTCCTATTAGTCGAATTGATGATGCAGTGAAGAGAATACTACGAGTCAAATTCGTTATGGGTTTATTTGAGAATCCAATAGCTGACCTAAGCTTGGTTAATGAACTTGGTAAACAG GAGCATAGAGAACTAGCTAGAGAAGCAGTAAGAAAATCACTAGTGTTACTAAAGAATGGAAAATCAGCTGATAAACCATTGCTTCCCCTCGAAAAGAAGACACAAAAAATACTTGTTGCTGGTAGCCATGCAAATAACCTTGGATATCAATGTGGTGGTTGGACTATTGAATGGCAAGGACTTAGTGGCAACAACCTTACTAGTG GTACAACTGTGCTTGATGCTATAAAAGATACCGTTGATCCTACAACCGAAGTTATATTCAATGAGAATCCAGATAAAAAGTCTCTCCAATCGGACACATTTTCTTATGCCATTGTTGTAGTGGGAGAACATCCATATGCAGAACTCAATGGCGATAGCTTGAATTTGACAATCCCCGATCCTGGTCCAAACACCATCACAAATGTTTGTGGAGTTATAAAATGTGCAGTTGTAATAATCTCAGGGCGACCGGTGGTAATCCAACCTTACGTTGATTCAATAGACGCACTTGTTGCTGCTTGGCTTCCAGGAACTGAAGGCAAAGGCATTACTGATGTATTATTCGGTGACTATGGTTTTACTGGCAAGCTTTCACAAACGTGGTTCAAGACTGTTGATCAATTGCCAATGAACTTTGGAAATCCAAACTATGATCCTCTTTTCCCATTTGGGCATGGTCTTACTACGCAACCCATCAAAAGCTAG
- the LOC101211344 gene encoding putative serine/threonine-protein kinase, giving the protein MAAIVVVVVLLLIVLLAKHASKKKKKAKPSASNDTSTWSGLYRFAKEEIDRALDFGSERTSLGRGSAGQVYKGILPSGQQVAIKKIFQSNTSDSFIREVEGLSRVRHQNLVCLLGCCIENGEQYLVYEYCEQGNLAQHLLRKDTVLSWKSRVQILRDCALALRYLHQRVDGCIVHRDIKLTNILLTEKMEPKLSDFGLARMLGMDETKVFTDVRGTIGYMDPEYMSNAKLTCASDIYSFGIVALQLLSGQKVIDLDLDARDQLTRKAKDVNMGLRALSDFEDPKLKGNVNKADFESILQVAVLCVAKSSKGRPTIDIVFEELDKAWQNTIVNERAKQEMNSPATSLSKPWEAVPV; this is encoded by the exons ATGGCGGCCATAGTGGTAGTGGTGGTTTTGCTACTCATCGTCCTCCTAGCAAAGCATGCCagcaagaaaaagaagaaggccAAACCATCTGCCTCGAACGACACATCTACATGGTCGGGCCTGTATCGGTTTGCGAAGGAGGAAATCGACAGAGCGCTTGACTTCGGGAGCGAAAGGACGAGCCTAGGGCGGGGGAGTGCAGGGCAAGTGTACAAGGGAATACTGCCGAGCGGGCAGCAAGTAGCCATCAAGAAGATATTCCAGAGCAACACATCGGATTCATTCATTCGAGAAGTTGAAGGGCTATCTAGGGTTCGGCATCAAAATTTGGTGTGCCTATTAGGGTGCTGCATTGAGAATGGAGAACAATATCTTGTGTATGAGTATTGTGAACAAGGAAACTTGGCTCAACATCTCTTGA GGAAAGACACAGTACTATCATGGAAATCAAGAGTACAGATTTTGAGAGACTGTGCACTTGCATTGAGATATCTTCATCAACGTGTTGATGGCTGCATTGTCCATAGAGATATTAAG TTAACCAACATACTTTTGACTGAGAAAATGGAGCCCAAGCTATCAGATTTTGGGTTGGCAAGAATGTTGGGAATGGATGAAACAAAAGTATTCACAGATGTTAGAGGAACCATTGGGTATATGGATCCTGAATACATGAGCAATGCTAAGCTCACATGTGCAAGTGATATTTATAGTTTTGGCATTGTGGCTCTTCAGCTCTTATCTGGTCAAAAGGTCATTGATTTGGATCTTGATGCACGAGATCAATTAACAAGAAAG GCAAAGGATGTAAACATGGGGTTAAGAGCGTTGAGTGATTTTGAAGACCCAAAATTAAAAGGGAACGTAAATAAAGCAGACTTTGAATCCATTTTACAAGTTGCTGTTCTTTGTGTGGCAAAATCAAGTAAAGGAAGACCCACAATTGACATTGTCTTTGAGGAATTGGACAAAGCTTGGCAAAATACTATCGTCAACGAG AGGGCAAAGCAAGAGATGAACTCACCAGCAACCTCATTGTCTAAGCCATGGGAGGCTGTTCCAGTGTGA